The Cellulomonas shaoxiangyii sequence GACACGGTCGTGTCCGACAGCCTCGTCGACGGGCTGGTCCTGCACCGCTTCGTCGCGAACGCAGCGATCAGCGCCACCGAGGTGAGCGGCAACGCGGGCGACGGCATCGTGCTGTCCCGCGCGACCACCGGCATCGTGCTGAGCGAGGTCTCGGCCACCGGCAACGGCGACAACGGCATCGAGCTGCGCGGCGAGTCCCTCGCGGACGGCCCGAGCGCCACCGGGTCACCGGTCGGCGACTACGGCAACAACTCGGTGTCCAACAGCGTGGCGTCGGACAACGCCCGGTACGGCATCGAGGTCGTCGGCGGCCGCAACGTCAGCCTGACGGCGAACGACGTGTCCGGGAACGACATGGGCATCGTCGTGCGCGACCCGGCCTCCGAGGTCGCGGTCGTCGGCAACCGGCTGCGCGACAACGCACGGCACGGCATCGCGCTGCGCGACGGCGTCCTGTCCGCGACGGTCAGCGGCAACGTCCTCGACGACGGCTCCAACGGCATCTACCTGCGCGACGCCGTCGCGGACGTGCGCCGCAACACGGTGTCGGGCATGACGCTGCACGCCGTGACGCTGGTCGGCGACGTGGGCACGACCGTGGTGACGGAGAACGACCTGGCGGGCCGCGGCCCCAGCGCCGTGGACCGCAAGCGCGTGACGGGCACCGAGCTCGAGGTGACCGGCAACGACGAGGGCGGGTGGGCCAGCACGAAGCCGTTCTGGACGGTCGTGCGCAACGCCGCCCAGCCCCTCACCGTCATGTGGGTGCTGCTGGGGCTCCTGGTGGTCGTGACCGCCGTGCGCGGCGCTGGCCGTCCCCGCACCCGCACCCACCCCTACGCGGAGCAGGCGAGGCTGTCGACGATCGTCGGCCGGCCCGCCAACGACCTCCCGCTGAGCACGCACGACATGCGGACCCGTCCGCAGGAAGGGGTGCTCGATGCGCCGCGCTGACCTCCGGAACGGGATCGTCCTGCTCGCCGTCGTCGGCCTCGCCGGCTGCACGGCGCCGGCCGACACCGCGGGGCCGACCTCCTCGCCGACGTCCCGGTGGACGTCGCCGCCCGTCCCCACGCCCGACCCGCTGCCCACGGGCGACGAGGACGACTCGGACGGCTCGGACGACGGGAAGAAGGACGAGGACAAGGACGACAAGGACGACAAGGACAAGGACAAGGAGAAGGACGACGACGCCGGCGCCTCGGCCGCCGGCGCCACCCCGATGCCGTCCTGGATGACCGAGCCCGTCGCGGAGGCCCCCGAGTGCCCGGCCGTGACCGTGCCGGTCGGCTCCGCCGACGAGCTGCAGGCCGCGCTGGACGACGCCGCACCCGGTGACGTCATCGGCCTGGCCGACGGCGTCTACGCCGGCGAGTTCGTCACCGGCGCGTCCGGCACCGCGGACCAGCCGATCGCGCTGTGCGGCGGCCGCGGCGCGGTGCTCGACGGCGGCGGGCTCAAGGGCGGCTACGCCCTGCACCTGGACGGCGCGCAGCACTGGCTGCTCGACGGCTTCACGGTCCGCAACGCGCAGAAGGCCGTGATGGCCGACGGCACCACGGGCACGACGATCTCCCGCCTGCGGGTGCACCACATCGGCGACGAGGCGATCCACCTGCGCCGCTCGAGCACCGACAACCTCGTCACGGGCAACGTCATCAGCGACACCGGCCTGCGCAAGCCGAAGTTCGGCGAGGGCGTCTACGTCGGCACCGCGGAGTCCAACTTCTGTGACGTGTCGGACTGCGAGCCCGACCCCAGCCACCGCAACCGCGTCGTGGCGAACGCGATCTTCGCGACGACGAGCGAGGCGGTCGACGTCAAGGAGGGCACCGACGACGGGCTGATCGCCCGCAACCAGCTCGACGGCAGCGCGCTCGCCGGCGACGCCGACTCCTGGGTCGACGTCAAGGGCCGCGGCTGGACGATCGAGGACAACGTCGGCCGGCACTCCACCGCCGACGGCTTCCAGACCCACGAGATCGTCGACGGCTGGGGCACGGACAACGTGTTCCGCGGCAACAGCGGCGAGCTCGACTCCCCCGAGGGCTTCCTCGTCGCGCCCCGCCCCGCGCGCGACAACGTCGTGGAGTGCTCCAACACGCTCCTGACCTCCGTCGGTGGCGTGGCCCCCGACGACTGCACCTGACCTGACGCGGCCCGCCGCCCGGCCGGTCGCACCGCACGTCCCCGTACGCCCCCACCCCCTCTGTCCGGCCCGCGCACCGCCGTGGGCAGGCCCCGCACACCCTGGAGGACCCCATGAGTGAGCAGCTGCCCGTCCCCACGAGCGTCGACGGCATCCCGGTCGTCGCCCGTCCCCGCATGACCGTCATCGGCACCGGCTACCTCGGCGCCACGCACGCGGTCTGCATGGCCGCCCTCGGGTTCGACGTGCTCGGCGTCGACGTCGACGCGGCGAAGATCGCCCGCCTGTCCGCCGGCGAGGTGCCGTTCTTCGAGCCCGGCCTGCAGGCCATGCTGGTCGACGCGCTCGCGAGCGGCCGGCTGCGGTTCACGCAGGACTACGCCGAGGCCGGCGAGTTCGGCGACGTCCACTTCGTCTGCGTCGGCACGCCGCAGCGCAAGGACTCCCAGGCCGCGGACCTGTCGTACGTGTACGCCGCGGTCGACGCCCTCGCACCGCACCTGACGCGCCGCGCTCTCGTCGTCGGCAAGTCCACCGTGCAGATCGGCACCGCGCAGGCCCTGACCGAGCGTCTGCACGCGACCGCGCCGGCCGGCACGGACATCGAGCTCGCGTGGAACCCGGAGTTCCTGCGCGAGGGCTACGCCGTGCAGGACACGCTCGCGCCCGACCGCCTCGTGTTCGGCACGACGTCGGCGTGGGCGTCGGCGCAGCTCGCGGCCGCGTTCCGCCCGGTGCTCGACCGCGGGACGCCGCTGGTGGAGTGCGACCTCGCGACCGCCGAGCTCGTCAAGGTCGCGGCCAACTCGTTCCTCGCGACGAAGATCTCCTACATCAACGCGATGGCCGAGGTCTGCGAGGTCACCGGCGCCGACGTGAACCTGCTGGCCAAGGCGCTGTCGTTCGACGACCGCATCGGCGGCCGGTTCCTCAAGCCGGGCCTCGGCTTCGGCGGCGGCTGCCTGCCCAAGGACATCCGCGCCTTCGCGGCCCGCGCCGAGGAGCTCGGCGTCGGCCAGGCGGTCGCGTTCCTGCACGAGGTCGACGCGATCAACGTCCGCCGCCGCAAGCGCACGGTCGACCTGGTGCGCGAGCTCGCCGGCGGGTCCCTCGCGGGCGTCCGCGTCGCCGCGCTCGGCGCCGCGTTCAAGCCGAACTCGGACGACATCCGCGACGCCCCGGCGCTCGACGTGGCGCGCATGCTGCACGAGGAGGGGGCGATCGTGCAGGTGTACGACCCCGAGGCGATGGACAACGCGCGCCGCACGTACCCGGAGCTGACCTACGCCGAGAGCATGCCGGCCGCCCTGCACGGTGCGGACGTCGTGGCGCTGCTCACCGAGTGGTCGCAGTTCCGCACCGCCGACCCGGAGATGATGGGCTGGCTCGTCGCCCACCGCCGCATCGTCGACGGCCGCCACGCCCTCGACGCCGACGCGTACCGCGCCGCCGGCTGGGACTACCGCGCGCTGGGCCGCCCGCTGCTGCCGCGCACGGTCGAGCTCACCGCCTCGGCCGCCGACG is a genomic window containing:
- a CDS encoding right-handed parallel beta-helix repeat-containing protein, which codes for MRRADLRNGIVLLAVVGLAGCTAPADTAGPTSSPTSRWTSPPVPTPDPLPTGDEDDSDGSDDGKKDEDKDDKDDKDKDKEKDDDAGASAAGATPMPSWMTEPVAEAPECPAVTVPVGSADELQAALDDAAPGDVIGLADGVYAGEFVTGASGTADQPIALCGGRGAVLDGGGLKGGYALHLDGAQHWLLDGFTVRNAQKAVMADGTTGTTISRLRVHHIGDEAIHLRRSSTDNLVTGNVISDTGLRKPKFGEGVYVGTAESNFCDVSDCEPDPSHRNRVVANAIFATTSEAVDVKEGTDDGLIARNQLDGSALAGDADSWVDVKGRGWTIEDNVGRHSTADGFQTHEIVDGWGTDNVFRGNSGELDSPEGFLVAPRPARDNVVECSNTLLTSVGGVAPDDCT
- a CDS encoding UDP-glucose dehydrogenase family protein, with product MSEQLPVPTSVDGIPVVARPRMTVIGTGYLGATHAVCMAALGFDVLGVDVDAAKIARLSAGEVPFFEPGLQAMLVDALASGRLRFTQDYAEAGEFGDVHFVCVGTPQRKDSQAADLSYVYAAVDALAPHLTRRALVVGKSTVQIGTAQALTERLHATAPAGTDIELAWNPEFLREGYAVQDTLAPDRLVFGTTSAWASAQLAAAFRPVLDRGTPLVECDLATAELVKVAANSFLATKISYINAMAEVCEVTGADVNLLAKALSFDDRIGGRFLKPGLGFGGGCLPKDIRAFAARAEELGVGQAVAFLHEVDAINVRRRKRTVDLVRELAGGSLAGVRVAALGAAFKPNSDDIRDAPALDVARMLHEEGAIVQVYDPEAMDNARRTYPELTYAESMPAALHGADVVALLTEWSQFRTADPEMMGWLVAHRRIVDGRHALDADAYRAAGWDYRALGRPLLPRTVELTASAADEVDLATALAIAEDALAATR